From Senegalia massiliensis, a single genomic window includes:
- a CDS encoding NADH:ubiquinone reductase (Na(+)-transporting) subunit F yields MGTIVITVGAISGITGVLAFLLTLAKNTIGNYGEVIININDDEDYVVDGGDTLLSSLISQKIFIPSACGGKGSCGYCKVKITEGGGPVLPTELGYLTPEDMKENVRLSCQVKVKENIKIEIPEELFNVREYEGKVSQIIDLTPTIKHLTFDIKEGSIDFKPGQYVQLRAPQYKGSDEEVYRAYSIASSPMLKNKLELIIGYVPEGIATTYVHHHLNENNEVLFNGPYGDFYYQDTDREMVMVAIGTGMAPILSILYHMVENNIDRKATFYFGARYMEDLFFVEELKEIEQKLPNFKFVPTLSRAKKKDGWTGDIGRVTDAIDKYMENGENKEAYLCGSPRMIDSTVEKLKEKGIPENLIFYDKFE; encoded by the coding sequence ATGGGAACGATTGTTATTACAGTTGGTGCTATATCTGGAATTACAGGTGTTTTGGCATTTCTTTTAACGCTTGCTAAAAATACTATAGGTAATTATGGAGAAGTTATTATTAATATAAATGATGATGAAGATTATGTAGTAGATGGTGGAGATACCCTTCTATCATCTCTTATAAGTCAAAAAATATTTATACCTTCTGCCTGTGGTGGTAAAGGTAGTTGCGGTTATTGTAAGGTAAAGATAACAGAAGGAGGAGGACCTGTATTACCTACTGAACTAGGTTATCTAACTCCTGAAGACATGAAAGAAAATGTACGATTATCTTGCCAAGTAAAAGTAAAAGAAAATATAAAAATTGAAATACCTGAAGAATTATTTAATGTAAGAGAATATGAAGGTAAAGTATCACAAATAATAGATTTAACTCCTACAATAAAGCATTTAACCTTCGATATAAAAGAAGGTAGTATTGATTTTAAACCAGGACAATATGTACAGCTAAGAGCTCCACAATATAAAGGAAGTGATGAAGAAGTATATAGAGCTTATTCAATAGCATCATCTCCAATGCTTAAAAATAAATTGGAACTTATAATAGGCTATGTCCCAGAAGGAATTGCTACAACTTATGTCCATCATCATTTAAATGAAAATAATGAAGTATTATTTAATGGTCCATATGGAGATTTTTATTATCAAGATACTGATAGAGAAATGGTAATGGTAGCAATAGGTACAGGTATGGCTCCAATATTATCAATTTTATATCATATGGTTGAAAATAACATAGATAGAAAAGCTACATTCTATTTTGGAGCAAGATATATGGAAGATTTATTTTTTGTTGAAGAGTTAAAAGAAATAGAACAAAAATTGCCTAATTTTAAATTTGTTCCAACACTTTCAAGAGCTAAAAAGAAAGATGGATGGACCGGTGATATAGGTAGAGTAACTGATGCTATAGATAAATATATGGAAAATGGAGAAAATAAAGAAGCTTACCTTTGTGGTAGCCCTAGAATGATAGATTCTACTGTTGAAAAGTTAAAAGAAAAAGGAATTCCTGAAAACTTAATATTCTATGATAAATTTGAATAA
- a CDS encoding NUDIX hydrolase has product MKLDQIINKVANRIPKPLGIDRDFAILVPLIYVKDELHILYEVRSKKLNTQPGEISFPGGRVEKGETFKDAAIRETMEELNIKRKNINIINSIDYIVMPFNISLYPYVGIIEDINFEDINYSKSEVESIFTVPLKFFLENEPERYNMGISPQIGDDFPYHLINNGKAYDWRTGIYPVFFYRYRDYVIWGMTARMTKNFVDIIKE; this is encoded by the coding sequence ATGAAATTAGATCAAATAATAAATAAAGTTGCAAATAGAATCCCCAAACCTTTAGGAATAGATAGAGATTTTGCTATATTAGTACCGCTAATATATGTAAAAGATGAATTACACATATTATATGAAGTTAGGTCTAAAAAACTTAATACTCAACCAGGAGAAATATCATTTCCAGGTGGTAGAGTAGAAAAAGGAGAAACTTTTAAGGATGCAGCAATAAGAGAAACAATGGAAGAATTAAATATTAAAAGAAAGAATATAAATATTATAAACTCTATTGACTATATAGTAATGCCTTTTAATATATCATTATATCCCTATGTTGGAATTATAGAGGATATAAATTTTGAAGATATAAATTATAGTAAATCTGAAGTAGAAAGTATTTTTACTGTTCCATTGAAGTTTTTTCTAGAAAACGAACCTGAAAGATATAATATGGGTATCTCACCCCAGATAGGAGATGATTTTCCTTATCATTTAATAAATAATGGAAAAGCCTATGATTGGAGAACAGGAATTTATCCAGTATTTTTTTATAGATATAGAGATTATGTTATTTGGGGTATGACAGCAAGAATGACAAAGAATTTTGTAGATATTATAAAAGAATAA
- a CDS encoding GAF domain-containing protein, giving the protein MQKIKKIDTKDKKKFYGYLNLKLTGLICEESDWLANLSNSSALLGLLLDDINWAGFYLYKKGELVLGPFWGKPACTHIDIGKGVCGTAAATRQVQIVEDVNKFEGHIACDSASRSEIVLPIINEGELIGVLDIDSPITNRFDKQDGNYLEEFVDILNKYVSWEDIK; this is encoded by the coding sequence ATGCAAAAAATAAAAAAGATAGATACAAAAGATAAAAAGAAATTTTATGGATATTTAAACTTAAAATTAACAGGTCTTATTTGTGAAGAATCAGATTGGCTTGCTAATTTATCTAATAGTTCAGCACTTTTAGGTTTGCTATTGGATGATATAAATTGGGCAGGATTTTATTTATATAAAAAAGGTGAATTAGTATTAGGACCTTTTTGGGGAAAGCCTGCATGTACACATATAGACATAGGTAAAGGGGTCTGTGGTACAGCAGCAGCAACAAGACAAGTACAAATAGTAGAAGATGTAAACAAGTTTGAGGGGCATATTGCATGTGATTCAGCTTCACGTTCAGAAATAGTATTACCTATAATAAATGAAGGAGAGTTAATAGGAGTATTGGATATAGATAGTCCTATAACTAATAGATTTGATAAACAAGATGGTAATTATTTAGAAGAATTTGTAGATATATTAAATAAATATGTAAGTTGGGAAGATATAAAATAA
- a CDS encoding Rnf-Nqr domain containing protein, producing the protein MEGLNPFVVFFASIFTNNMILTNFLGMCSFIAVSGEIKTSLGLGQAVTFVLTFTTVLNYMIYHYVLVPLGLEYLRFIIFIISIAAFVQLVEMIVERYLPNLYYALGIFLPLITVNCAILGVSLFMVIRDYNLIVSLLFGLGSGLGWMLAIVALAGIRKRLKYAKVPKGLEGPGITIIITGLMALAFVGFSGIVQIQ; encoded by the coding sequence ATGGAAGGTTTAAATCCGTTTGTAGTATTTTTTGCATCAATATTTACTAATAACATGATACTTACCAACTTCTTAGGTATGTGTTCATTTATTGCAGTATCTGGAGAAATTAAAACATCTTTAGGACTTGGTCAAGCAGTTACTTTTGTACTTACTTTTACTACAGTTCTAAATTATATGATTTATCATTATGTACTAGTTCCATTAGGACTAGAATACTTAAGGTTCATAATATTCATTATAAGTATTGCTGCATTTGTACAATTAGTTGAAATGATTGTTGAAAGATACCTTCCAAATTTATATTATGCCCTTGGAATATTCTTACCTTTGATTACAGTTAACTGTGCAATACTTGGTGTTTCACTATTTATGGTTATTAGAGATTATAATTTAATAGTTTCTCTGTTGTTTGGTTTAGGTTCAGGACTAGGTTGGATGCTTGCAATAGTAGCACTGGCTGGAATTAGAAAAAGACTTAAATATGCAAAAGTACCTAAGGGACTAGAAGGACCTGGAATAACTATAATAATAACAGGTTTGATGGCCCTTGCTTTTGTTGGTTTTTCAGGAATAGTACAGATTCAATAA
- a CDS encoding ABC transporter permease subunit: protein MINLVKFELYKIISKRSLLIGLLFFILIYGFGTFYDYETQKEYKNIAEKEFNRFEGKLTEEKLKLAQEGHKKIEKKAMEGSRNGKSFLEVLSTRDRALDGVYEHVSMVAGIQKRKEERINELYNSIENNVLNDYKHKQSKLEYNMLKDISKPEIYDESFWGGILGYFDGVGFLALGAISLLGLSSVFTEEYSTRMDRLILSSKNGKSKVITSKIISAFIFIVCICIIVFIVNFITILILYGNNVWDIPIQSFSPIAYSPYDFTTIEFLLIQILFNFVGILSFSLLVLALSSISKSLLIPFFIGGMVYILPVLIKIYLPYPKGYSSYGSKHWIETLENLSYVGVSKAYDLFNGFYTLNIFERPILYPYAAIVIMIILGILSTIFIYISFRRHQVKS, encoded by the coding sequence GTGATAAATTTAGTTAAATTTGAGTTATATAAGATAATTAGTAAGAGAAGTTTACTTATTGGATTATTATTTTTTATTTTGATTTATGGATTTGGTACTTTCTATGATTATGAAACTCAAAAAGAGTATAAAAATATTGCAGAAAAAGAATTTAACAGATTTGAAGGGAAACTTACTGAGGAAAAATTAAAATTAGCTCAAGAAGGTCATAAAAAAATTGAGAAGAAAGCTATGGAGGGTTCTCGAAATGGAAAATCCTTTTTAGAGGTGTTAAGTACAAGGGATCGCGCGTTAGATGGAGTGTATGAACATGTTTCAATGGTTGCAGGGATACAGAAAAGAAAAGAAGAACGAATAAATGAATTATATAATAGTATAGAAAACAATGTTTTAAATGACTATAAGCATAAACAATCTAAATTAGAATATAATATGCTCAAAGATATATCAAAGCCTGAGATATATGATGAGTCATTTTGGGGTGGAATTTTAGGGTATTTTGATGGTGTAGGGTTCTTGGCTTTGGGTGCTATTTCTTTATTAGGTTTATCTAGTGTATTTACTGAAGAATATAGTACAAGGATGGATAGATTAATTCTTAGCAGTAAAAATGGAAAAAGCAAGGTTATAACATCAAAAATAATATCTGCATTTATCTTTATAGTATGTATTTGTATAATAGTTTTTATAGTTAATTTTATAACTATTTTAATTTTATATGGTAATAATGTATGGGATATTCCAATACAGAGTTTTTCTCCTATAGCATATTCTCCATATGATTTTACAACAATTGAATTCTTATTAATTCAGATATTATTTAATTTTGTTGGTATATTATCCTTTAGCTTATTAGTTTTAGCATTGTCATCCATAAGTAAATCTTTACTTATACCATTTTTTATAGGAGGAATGGTGTATATATTGCCTGTACTTATAAAGATATATCTTCCTTATCCAAAGGGTTATTCTAGTTATGGCTCAAAACATTGGATAGAAACATTAGAGAACTTGAGTTATGTGGGTGTATCGAAAGCATATGATTTATTTAATGGGTTTTATACCCTAAACATATTTGAACGACCAATACTCTATCCCTATGCTGCTATAGTCATTATGATTATCTTAGGAATACTATCTACTATATTTATATATATTAGTTTCAGAAGACATCAAGTTAAAAGTTAA
- a CDS encoding FMN-binding protein, with protein MKNIKKSFSYPIIFMILVTAFFTLVLSLLNYTTKDVIAQNAQIDEWKTLLYVFDIDYPNDNDKKIEKLYREHLKPIKVNDLTIYEAEKDGKKLGYAFPVEGNGLWGTIKGYAAVDENINTLLGVDFVSHSETPGLGGRIDEMWFKNQFRNIDLDRDNKNYLEYRPAADGNVDAITGATLTSKSVKNLLNQDIEEFKDLMKGEDLNGK; from the coding sequence ATGAAAAATATAAAAAAATCATTTAGTTATCCTATTATTTTTATGATATTAGTAACTGCTTTTTTCACACTTGTATTATCATTATTAAACTATACAACTAAAGATGTTATAGCACAAAATGCACAAATAGACGAATGGAAAACGCTTTTATATGTGTTTGATATAGATTATCCAAATGATAATGATAAAAAAATAGAGAAATTATATAGGGAACATTTAAAACCTATTAAGGTTAATGATCTAACTATTTATGAGGCAGAAAAAGATGGTAAGAAATTAGGATATGCCTTTCCTGTAGAAGGTAACGGTCTTTGGGGTACTATTAAGGGATATGCTGCTGTAGATGAGAATATAAATACTCTTTTAGGAGTTGATTTTGTATCACACAGCGAAACTCCTGGTCTTGGCGGCAGAATTGATGAAATGTGGTTTAAAAATCAATTTAGGAATATAGATTTAGATAGAGATAATAAAAATTATCTTGAATATAGACCTGCAGCAGATGGAAATGTAGATGCCATTACAGGAGCAACTCTCACTTCTAAATCAGTAAAAAACTTATTAAATCAGGACATAGAAGAATTTAAAGACCTAATGAAAGGAGAAGATCTAAATGGCAAATAA
- a CDS encoding ABC transporter ATP-binding protein — MKLIIDNITMKYKDKIAVEKFTVKLDKGVYGFLGPNGSGKTTLMRVLADLLRPTKGRILLNDRDISTMGDDYRDILGYLPQSFGFYKSFTAHKFMMYIAALKGIDQYKALKKVDELLELVNLKEHSKRKIGKFSGGMKQRIGIAQALINDPKILILDEPTAGLDPKERIRFRNLISEISKDRIVLLSTHIVSDIEYIAKEVILIKEGKLLGIDSPDNILENMKGKVWKGTTTEERFRNIKNDYKISNVVRKNGVQLRIISDKKPFLKAIEAEPRLEDMYLYYFDKEVEE, encoded by the coding sequence TTGAAATTAATTATTGATAATATAACAATGAAGTATAAAGATAAAATTGCAGTAGAAAAGTTTACTGTTAAACTAGATAAAGGAGTATATGGCTTTTTAGGACCTAATGGATCAGGCAAAACTACATTAATGAGAGTATTGGCAGATCTATTAAGGCCAACTAAAGGTAGAATTTTATTAAACGATAGAGATATATCTACAATGGGGGATGACTATAGAGATATATTAGGATATCTACCTCAAAGCTTTGGATTTTATAAAAGCTTTACTGCTCATAAATTTATGATGTATATAGCAGCTTTAAAGGGCATAGATCAATATAAAGCATTAAAGAAAGTTGATGAATTGTTAGAATTAGTTAATCTTAAAGAACATTCTAAAAGAAAAATTGGAAAATTCTCTGGTGGAATGAAGCAGAGAATAGGAATAGCTCAAGCCTTGATCAATGATCCTAAAATATTGATATTAGATGAACCTACAGCAGGTCTTGATCCAAAGGAAAGAATACGATTCAGAAATTTAATATCAGAAATATCCAAAGATAGGATAGTTTTATTGTCTACTCATATAGTTTCAGATATAGAATATATAGCTAAAGAAGTAATTTTAATAAAAGAAGGAAAATTGTTGGGGATAGATTCTCCAGATAATATATTAGAAAACATGAAAGGAAAAGTATGGAAAGGGACTACGACAGAAGAAAGGTTTAGAAATATAAAGAATGATTATAAAATAAGTAATGTAGTTAGAAAAAATGGTGTACAACTTAGAATAATATCTGATAAAAAGCCTTTTCTAAAGGCTATAGAAGCAGAACCACGATTGGAAGATATGTATCTATATTATTTTGATAAGGAGGTGGAAGAGTGA
- a CDS encoding NADH:ubiquinone reductase (Na(+)-transporting) subunit D, with the protein MANKKVKKIFTLGLWQDNPIYRQILGICSALAVTNLMLNSLVMGIGLIFVTSFSELTVSILRNYTPKHIRMMVQVLIISSFVIIVDIVLKAYYPSMSKALGPYVGLIITNCIIMGRCESYAQNNKPLYSFLDGIASGSGYAIILLIIAFFRELLGFGSIFGIQVLGEWFTKWTIMVMAPGAFFMLGIVIWIARSLLPSEEEDSLKGEAVS; encoded by the coding sequence ATGGCAAATAAAAAAGTAAAAAAAATATTTACTTTAGGATTATGGCAAGATAATCCTATATATAGACAAATATTAGGGATTTGTTCTGCACTTGCTGTTACAAACTTAATGCTTAATTCTCTTGTTATGGGAATAGGTTTAATATTTGTTACTTCTTTTTCAGAGCTTACTGTATCAATACTTAGAAATTATACTCCTAAACATATAAGAATGATGGTCCAAGTACTTATTATATCTTCTTTTGTAATAATAGTTGATATTGTTTTGAAAGCCTATTATCCTTCTATGAGTAAAGCTTTAGGTCCTTATGTAGGTCTTATTATAACAAATTGTATTATAATGGGACGTTGTGAATCATATGCTCAAAATAACAAACCACTTTATTCATTTTTAGATGGTATTGCATCTGGTTCAGGTTATGCAATTATACTTTTAATTATAGCTTTTTTCAGAGAGTTATTAGGATTTGGTTCTATATTTGGAATACAAGTATTAGGAGAATGGTTTACTAAATGGACTATTATGGTTATGGCTCCTGGTGCATTCTTTATGCTTGGCATAGTTATATGGATAGCAAGATCACTGCTACCTAGTGAAGAAGAAGATTCATTAAAAGGGGAGGCTGTTAGCTAA
- a CDS encoding MarR family winged helix-turn-helix transcriptional regulator has translation MKDKELSSINENLLEFTALFHSKVGKIFRTTDYKNYHCNKNQNRTIMILGRHKYLSPSTLGKYLGMRKGSLTTLIDSLIEKDLVSREIDSNDRRRYLLSLTQKGENYMQYQKSLFDDAMKVLFQNLNEEETKEFSKSIKNIVELMTKM, from the coding sequence TTGAAAGATAAAGAATTAAGTTCTATAAATGAAAATTTATTAGAGTTCACAGCATTATTTCATAGTAAAGTTGGTAAAATATTTAGAACTACTGATTATAAAAACTATCATTGTAATAAAAATCAAAATAGAACTATTATGATTTTAGGTAGACATAAATATCTATCTCCTTCTACATTAGGTAAATACTTAGGTATGAGAAAAGGAAGTTTAACTACTCTTATTGATTCCTTAATAGAAAAAGATTTAGTATCAAGAGAGATAGATTCTAATGATAGAAGAAGATACTTATTATCCTTGACTCAAAAAGGGGAAAATTACATGCAATATCAAAAATCTCTATTTGATGATGCGATGAAAGTATTATTTCAAAATTTAAACGAAGAAGAAACTAAAGAGTTTTCTAAAAGTATAAAGAATATAGTTGAATTAATGACAAAGATGTGA
- a CDS encoding RnfABCDGE type electron transport complex subunit D: MSFSLKNNFMQQKMMRKVIYSLIPIILASIYFFGWRSLLLMTWITIWGCATEYIFEKKYGKGKVSEAVIVTSILFTLTLPPSTPYWVGTLGIIFGVIFGKAVFGGFGKNVFNPALVARAFVYVSFPQPLTIEWSNVSNSFLGGFTRYMTSSVDAIATATPMLNFRETGELSNYIDLFLGNVSGSLGETSALLIILAGIYLIYTKTASWQTMAAVISGFVGLSLILRLIGFTSVPNPLFGVMSGGLLFGAVFMATDPISSAKTKEGKWIYGILIGAITVIIRGYALFAGGIMFAILIGNTFAPIIDEGVKYYKKSKKAKRKKVTA; this comes from the coding sequence TTGTCTTTTAGCTTAAAAAACAATTTCATGCAACAAAAAATGATGCGTAAAGTTATTTATTCCTTAATACCAATAATTTTAGCGTCAATCTATTTTTTTGGATGGAGGTCATTATTATTAATGACTTGGATTACAATCTGGGGTTGTGCTACAGAATACATATTTGAAAAGAAATATGGCAAAGGAAAAGTATCTGAAGCTGTAATTGTAACATCTATTCTTTTCACATTAACTCTCCCACCTAGTACTCCTTATTGGGTAGGAACCTTAGGAATTATATTTGGTGTAATTTTTGGTAAAGCTGTATTTGGTGGTTTTGGTAAAAATGTTTTTAATCCTGCATTAGTTGCAAGAGCCTTTGTATATGTATCATTCCCACAACCACTTACTATTGAATGGTCAAATGTATCAAACTCATTTTTAGGTGGCTTTACTCGTTATATGACTAGCTCAGTAGATGCTATAGCTACTGCTACACCTATGCTAAATTTTAGAGAAACTGGAGAACTATCTAACTACATAGATTTATTCCTAGGGAATGTATCTGGCTCTTTAGGAGAAACAAGTGCACTTTTAATAATACTTGCTGGAATTTATCTAATCTATACAAAAACAGCCTCATGGCAAACTATGGCAGCCGTAATTTCAGGTTTTGTAGGTTTAAGTTTGATACTAAGACTTATAGGATTTACATCTGTACCAAATCCACTATTTGGAGTTATGAGCGGTGGGTTATTATTTGGTGCAGTATTTATGGCAACTGATCCTATCTCTTCTGCTAAAACTAAAGAAGGAAAATGGATTTATGGAATTTTAATTGGTGCTATCACAGTAATTATAAGAGGATATGCTTTATTTGCAGGAGGTATAATGTTTGCAATACTTATAGGAAATACTTTTGCCCCTATAATTGATGAAGGAGTAAAATATTATAAAAAGAGTAAAAAAGCTAAGAGAAAGAAGGTTACAGCATGA
- a CDS encoding peroxiredoxin codes for MERLVGKPAPDFKMPIVKGNGEEFGEVKLDDYKGDWLVMFFYPLDFTFVCPTEITGYSKQCAKFEAEGARVLGVSTDSEHSHKAWINGDLGKLNFPLAADKTMNVSRDYGILVEEDGVALRGLFIIDPEGIVRYSVVHDLNVGRSVEETLRVLRALKTGGLCPIDWEEGEDLL; via the coding sequence ATGGAAAGATTAGTAGGAAAACCAGCACCGGATTTTAAAATGCCAATAGTTAAAGGAAATGGAGAAGAATTTGGTGAAGTAAAATTAGATGATTATAAAGGCGATTGGTTAGTAATGTTCTTTTATCCATTAGATTTTACATTTGTTTGCCCAACTGAAATAACAGGATATAGTAAACAATGTGCAAAATTTGAAGCAGAAGGCGCTAGAGTATTAGGAGTAAGTACAGATAGTGAACATTCACATAAAGCTTGGATAAATGGTGACTTAGGAAAATTAAATTTCCCACTTGCTGCAGATAAAACAATGAATGTATCAAGAGATTATGGAATTTTAGTAGAAGAAGATGGTGTAGCATTAAGAGGATTATTTATAATAGATCCTGAAGGAATAGTAAGATATTCAGTTGTACATGATTTAAATGTAGGACGTAGTGTAGAAGAAACTCTTCGTGTACTTAGAGCTCTAAAAACTGGTGGATTATGCCCAATAGATTGGGAAGAAGGAGAAGACTTACTTTAA
- a CDS encoding RNA polymerase sigma factor, with translation MPTDEELIEEINKGSQAAMEVLVKKYYKSIFSYIYRKIGDYHISYDLTQEVFIKMMKSINKYEGRGKFNNWILKIAVNHCNDYYKSKTFKNRTRETQLEDRMSENNDKVWDLLKKKIERNLVKKEILRLPDYQKDVLILRYYHDMKLKEIADITESKESTVKSRLRQGTCKLKKNLLGGEDIEKRKRRF, from the coding sequence ATGCCTACTGATGAAGAACTTATTGAGGAAATAAATAAGGGGTCTCAAGCTGCAATGGAGGTGCTAGTAAAGAAATATTATAAAAGTATATTTTCTTATATTTATCGTAAAATTGGGGACTATCATATTTCCTATGATTTAACACAAGAAGTCTTTATAAAGATGATGAAATCAATAAATAAATATGAAGGAAGGGGAAAGTTTAATAATTGGATATTAAAGATAGCTGTTAATCATTGTAATGATTATTACAAAAGTAAAACATTTAAGAATAGAACAAGGGAAACTCAACTAGAAGATAGGATGTCAGAAAACAACGATAAAGTATGGGATTTATTAAAGAAAAAGATAGAAAGAAACTTAGTTAAAAAAGAAATTTTAAGACTACCTGATTATCAAAAAGATGTTCTAATATTAAGGTATTATCATGACATGAAGTTAAAAGAAATAGCAGATATAACAGAGAGCAAAGAATCAACAGTTAAATCAAGGTTAAGGCAAGGTACATGTAAATTAAAGAAAAATCTATTAGGAGGTGAAGATATTGAAAAGAGAAAAAGAAGATTTTGA
- a CDS encoding helix-turn-helix domain-containing protein — translation MIRSNLRIIMAKKRIKNVTEVAELCQISNPTITKLNNDRKLESLSLETILKLCAGLECTMEELIEVDYDEIGKLLK, via the coding sequence ATGATTAGATCTAATTTAAGAATAATAATGGCTAAAAAAAGAATAAAAAATGTCACTGAAGTGGCAGAATTATGCCAAATTTCAAATCCTACTATCACAAAATTAAATAATGATAGAAAACTAGAATCACTTAGTTTAGAAACAATATTAAAATTATGTGCTGGTCTTGAATGTACAATGGAAGAGTTAATTGAAGTAGATTATGATGAAATTGGAAAATTATTAAAGTGA
- a CDS encoding MATE family efflux transporter produces the protein MDRQKLLGSAPIGKLLLKFSIPAIVGMMVNALYNTIDRIYVGRKVGELGIAGITIGFPIMLIIMAFSMLIGIGATSLISIKLGENKKEEAEKILGNGMFLLVIVAVIISALGLIFLNPLLKLFGASSSVLPYSRDYLQIILAGAIFQTVGFGMNNFIRAEGNPKTAMLTMLIGAALNIIIDPIFIFVLDMGIRGAALATIISQAASAIWVLSYFFGGKSSLNIHRDNFKLQLPVVKNIVAIGSAPFLMQIASSAINAILNNNLQTYGGDTAIASFGIINSITMFILMPIFGINQGAQPIIGYNYGAKQFDRVKKTLKLAVIGATFITVTGYVITRAFPKELISFFGGNNQNLIEMATNGIEIFLFMLPIIGFQIVCSNYFQAVGKPKHAMFLSLSRQVVFLIPAIILLPKVFGLQGIWMAAPISDILASLVTGIWITLEMKKLNENTNISSFKPVIEEK, from the coding sequence GTGGATAGACAAAAATTATTAGGTAGTGCCCCAATAGGAAAGTTATTACTTAAATTTTCTATACCAGCTATAGTTGGTATGATGGTAAATGCACTATATAATACAATTGATAGAATTTATGTGGGACGTAAAGTTGGTGAATTAGGTATAGCAGGTATAACTATAGGATTCCCTATAATGCTTATAATAATGGCATTTAGTATGCTTATAGGAATTGGTGCTACTTCCCTAATCTCTATAAAGCTTGGTGAAAATAAAAAAGAAGAAGCTGAAAAAATATTAGGTAATGGAATGTTTTTGCTTGTAATAGTAGCTGTTATTATTTCAGCTTTAGGACTTATATTTTTAAATCCACTATTAAAATTGTTTGGTGCAAGTAGCTCAGTACTTCCTTATTCTCGTGATTATCTTCAAATAATATTAGCTGGAGCAATTTTTCAAACTGTAGGATTTGGAATGAATAACTTTATAAGAGCTGAAGGTAATCCTAAAACTGCTATGCTCACTATGTTAATAGGGGCAGCATTAAATATTATTATTGACCCTATATTTATATTCGTATTAGATATGGGAATACGTGGTGCAGCTCTTGCAACAATAATATCTCAAGCTGCTTCTGCTATATGGGTATTATCTTATTTCTTTGGAGGAAAAAGTTCATTAAATATCCATAGAGATAATTTCAAATTACAATTACCTGTAGTAAAAAATATTGTTGCAATAGGTTCTGCACCATTTCTAATGCAAATAGCTTCATCTGCTATAAATGCTATACTAAATAACAACCTTCAAACTTATGGTGGAGATACAGCTATTGCTTCATTTGGTATTATAAATAGTATTACCATGTTTATACTTATGCCTATATTTGGTATAAATCAAGGTGCTCAACCTATTATCGGATATAATTATGGAGCAAAGCAATTTGATAGAGTAAAAAAGACTTTAAAACTTGCAGTAATAGGTGCAACTTTCATTACTGTCACAGGATATGTTATAACTAGAGCATTCCCTAAGGAATTAATTTCTTTCTTTGGTGGAAATAATCAAAACTTAATTGAGATGGCTACAAACGGAATAGAAATATTCCTATTTATGCTACCAATAATAGGTTTCCAAATAGTATGTTCAAACTACTTCCAAGCAGTAGGAAAGCCTAAACATGCAATGTTTCTAAGTTTATCAAGACAGGTGGTTTTCTTAATTCCTGCTATAATATTATTACCAAAAGTATTTGGTTTACAAGGAATTTGGATGGCAGCACCAATATCTGATATACTAGCATCATTAGTTACAGGAATATGGATCACATTAGAAATGAAAAAGCTAAATGAAAATACAAACATATCAAGTTTTAAACCTGTTATAGAAGAAAAATAA